TACGGATTGGGGGAACATCGAGAAAGATGGCTCCAATATTTTTACAGATTGGGCTACACTATTTGATATTCCAGCAATGATATTATTATTTAAGTAAAGCGAATATTTGAAAAAAGGGAAGTATTTATTGTATAATATACTTGTTAGATAGCAGGAATAAGCGCTTTTGCAAAAGAGCGTTTATTTACTTTTTCTTTTTTTGTATATAAATTAGCCAAAGTGTCTGGGTGGAAAAAGCCCAGACCTTTTTAACAAGGAGGGTCAATATGGCAAAAGATAGCGTGATCTCAGGACCAAGTGTCATTAAATTAGTTGGTTATTATATGAGTCATGAACATACCGCCTTTGTAGAACATGCCTATGAATATGCAGCAGAGGCGCATAAAGAACAATATCGTAAATCGGGCGAACCTTATATTGTTCATCCAGTACAAGTAGCGGGAATTTTAGCTGAATTACATATGGACCCACACACAATCGCTGCTGGTTTTTTACATGATGTCATTGAAGATACGGAAGTAACTTTAGAAGATTTGGAAGCAGAATTTGGTTCAGACGTAGCGATGATCGTTGATGGCGTAACCAAACTTGGGAAAATTAAATATAAATCTCACGAAGAACAGCTAGCTGAAAACCATCGTAAAATGCTTCTAGCTATGGCACAAGATTTACGAGTGATCATGGTAAAATTAGCGGATCGTTTGCATAATATGCGTACGTTAAAACACTTAAGAGACGATAAACAACGAAGGATTGCTAGAGAGACGCTAGAAATTTATGCACCTTTAGCAGATCGTTTAGGGATTAGCCGAATTAAGTGGGAATTAGAAGACCTTTCATTGCGTTATCTAAATCCTAAACAATATTATCGCATTGTTCATTTGATGCAATCTAAGCGCGACCAACGGGAAAAATATGTTTCACAAGCAGTAGAAGAAATCCGTGTTGCTACGGAAGAATTAGATATCTATGCTGAGATTTATGGAAGACCTAAGCATATTTATTCTGTTTATCGTAAAATGGTGGACAAGAAAAAACAATTTGACGAAATTTATGATCTGTTGGCTATTCGAGTGATTGTTGATTCGATTAAAGACTGCTATGCGGTATTAGGGGCTATCCATACCAAATGGAAACCATTGCCAGGACGGTTCAAAGACTATATTGCGATGCCTAAAGCAAATATGTATCAATCTATTCATACGACAGTGATTGGTCCTCATGGCAATCCAGTTGAAGTTCAAATCCGTACCCACCAAATGCATGAAATTGCAGAATTCGGGGTAGCTGCACACTGGGCTTATAAAGAAGGTCATACAGAAAAAATCCAGCCTAACGAAATGACAAATCAAGTGGGTTGGTTTAAAGAATTGCTTGAGTTACAAGATGAAAGCTTTGACGCTTCTGATTTCATGGAAAGTGTCAAGGGCGATATTTTTAGCGATAAAGTTTATGTTTTTACGCCTAAAGGTGATGTTTCTGAACTACCGAAAGGCTCGGGGCCTCTAGATTTTGCTTATCATATTCATACAGATATTGGTAACAAAACTGTAGGGGCAAAAATCAATGGGAAGATGGCTCAATTAGATTATAAGTTGAGAAATGGTGATATTGTAGAAATATTGACTTCTCCTAATTCTTTTGGACCGAGTCGAGATTGGTTGAAATTTGTTGCTACAAGTAAAGCAAGAAATAAAATCAAACGTTTCTTTAAAGCACAAGACCGTGAGGAAAATATTGAAAAAGGTCACGGAATGTTAGTTAGAACATTACAAGAAATGAACTTTTCGGCAAAAGAAATGCTCACAAAAACTAAAATACAAGAAGTATTAGAACGGTTTAACTTCCATACAGAAGACGATTTATATGCGGCTGTTGGTTATGGTGAGATTAGTGCGACTACGTTAGCAAATCGTTTAACTGAAGAACAACGTCGTAAGCGCCAAGAAGAAAAAGAAAAACAGCGCGTAGAAGATATGGTTAATAATGGGACTAAAAAAGAGCCAGAAAAGATGAAGATTCGTCATGATGGCGGCGTAGTCATCCAAGGTGTGCAAAATCTATTGGTTCGTATCAGCCATTGTTGTAACCCAGTACCAGGAGATGAAATTGTTGGCTATATTACAAAAGGACGCGGGGTTTCTATTCATCGAAAAGATTGCCCTAACGTTCAAAACTCTCCGGAAATGGAAAGTCGTTTAATAGAAGTTGAATGGGAAGATACAAGTAATACAAATAAGGAATATAATGCTGAAATCGAAGTACATGGTTATGATCGTTCAGGTTTGTTAAATGAAATCTTACAAGCAGTAAGTTCACAAAACTATCGTATTGTTAATGTAGAAGCTCATTCTAATAAAGAAAAAACAGCAACAATTCGAATTACTATTTCTATTAAAAATTTATCTCATCTACAATCTATTGTTGAGAAAATTAAGCAAGTAAAAGATATCTATAGTGTTCATCGTTTGAAAGGATAGAAGGTATGCGAGCAGTTGTCCAAAGAGTAAAAAGCGCGAGTGTTTCAATTGAAGAAGAAACTGTGGGCCAAATTGAACAAGGCTTTATGGTTTTATTAGGAATTCATGAAGAAGATACGCAGGAAGATGTAGAATATTTAGTAAAAAAAGTTTCTAAGGCACGCGTTTTCGAAGATGAGAATGGGAAGATGAACTTAAGTATTGACGCTGTACACGGAAGCATTTTGAGTATTTCACAGTTTACTTTATATGCAGAGACTAAAAAAGGTAATCGACCAAGTTTTATAAAAGCAGCTCGTCCTGAAACCGCAGTGCCTTTATATGAAGCCTTTAATCAAGGGTTAAGGCAACAAGGTATAGATGTAGTTACAGGTGAATTTGGGGCCGATATGCAAATTTCATTGGTTAATGACGGACCAGTAACTATCATTTATGATACTAGAGAAAAAGAATAGATTTGGCAATGTAAATTTAAAAGTGATTTTTTAGGGCTAGTGTTGGTTTACCAACGCTAGCTTTTTTAGTATGACGGGCATGTGTTATGTCTAGAGTGAAAGTCTCTGTGGAGCGTCGTTACCAACGAATCCCAAAGCGACTTGCAAGTTTCGTGCTGTGAGGCACGGGAGAGAGGAAGCAATAGCGAAATCGTGGCCCAACGAACAGGAATAAGGTAGGAAGGCGCTACGAGCGGATAAGTCGGCTAAAGGCGATAAAGTCCAAAAGGTAACCGTAATCTTGTGGCGTAAACCTTATGGGTAAACGAGGAAAGAGATAACACTTATCCCGTGAGGTCTCACTAACGATTTAGTAGTAACAACGAATAGTGAGAAGTCAGCAGATGTCATAGTAGGAAACCATGTTTCCGAAGGACTGAACCATGGAATAGTGCAACACAAAATGTATGTTTTAAGTACTGTCTGATAGTAGTGGTAGACAAAACGTAAATGAGTCGGTAGCTACGCCAATCTAAGACGAATACTTAAAAGCGGAAAGGAGTCGCGCACATTATGTCGAAGATGTTAGAACGTATCCTTGACCGGCAAAATATGAATGAGGCTTATAAAAAAGTCCGGGCAAATAAAGGAGCCAGCGGCGTTGACGAAGTCACGCTCGACGAGCTTCATGCCTATATTCAAGACAACTGGGCAACGATCTGTCAACAAATAAGAGAGCGACACTACAAGTCCCAACCTGTAAAGAGAGTTGGGATCCCAAAGTCAGATGGTGGGAAACGAAAACTCGGTATACCTACAACAATAGACCGCGTGATTCAGCAGGCCATTGTTCAGGTTATAACACCCATATGCGAATCCCACTTTTCGGAATTTAGCTATGGATTTCGTCCGAACAGAAATTGTGAAATGGCCGTCAATCAATTATTGAAGACGATCAATGAAGGTTATCAATGGATCGTTGATATAGATCTAGAAAAATTCTTTGATAACGTTCCTCAAGACCGGCTGATGAGTCTTGTACATCGTATGATCCAAGACGGAGACACAGAATCGCTTATTCGAAAATATCTCAAAGCAGGTGTCATGGTCGCCGATGAATACCACCCAACGGATCGAGGAGCCCCACAAGGAGGGAATTTATCGCCCATTCTTAGTAATATCATGCTAAATGAACTGGACAAAGAGCTTGAGAGCCGAGGGCTCGCCTTTGTGAGATACGCCGATGATTGTCTCATCATGGTTAAAAGCCGAACAAGTGCCAATCGAGTGATGCATTCAGTCATTCGTTGGATTGAAAATAAGTTAGGGCTAAAAGTTAATGGAACCAAATCAAAGGTTACGCGGCCCAGCCAGCTAAAATATTTAGGATTTAGTTTCTATTACGACACTAAAGCCAAAAGCTGGATGAGCCGACCTCATGAGGACTCTGTCCGAAAATTCGAGAAAAAACTCAAAATGTTAACTCAAAGAAAATGGTCAATAAACTTTAGAAAGAGGCTGGAAAAGTTAAATGAAGTCATCCGCGGATGGATAAATTACTTTTCCAGCTCGTCCATGAAAGCCAAGATGGAACGGATCGACGCCCATTTAAGAACGCGATTGCGAACCATCGTCTGGAAGATGTGGAAGGTTCCCTCCAAGAGACAATGGGGATTACAAAAGTTAGGTGTAAATAAGAGCTTAGCTAAACTAACATCGTACGCAGGAAACCACTACCAGTGGGTAGCTACCAAAACCTGTGTAAGAAGGGCAATAACTAAACAAAAACTAGGCCAAGCAGGCCTAGTCAGTTGTTTAGATTACTACCAATATAGACATAACATATATTCATAATGGAGTCGCCGGATACGGAACCGTATGTCCAGGTGACGTGAGAGGGCGATTGATTTCGCCCTACTCGATTTTTATCATTAAAACCGATTGTAAGCGCTTTATGATTGTGAGATAATAAAGTAGCAAAGAAATTTAGCATTTATTGATAGTTTATGAAAGGAGACTATGTATGGCAACCATTGGAGATTTTGATCATAGTGAAGTAAAAAAGGAGAACGGCCTATTTTCGCGGTTTAAATCTTTAGTAGAAACAGCTTTTTATGGGAATAATGTGACACATATTGAAAGTTTACGTCAAGCTTATTATCATGCTACACAAACACCTGGAACAGTTATTACGGATATGCCGGTAAAACACACTCAAGATTTAGGCCTTCCGGAAGAAGCAAAAATGCTTATCTTTAATGACGGAAAGATAGTAGGTCGAACAGCGGCAGCGAGAGTAGTTATTGGTCATCCTGGAGTTGATTCTGATTATTATCAAGGAATACTGCGAGAAGCTTTGTACCAATCGACAAAACAACAATTTTATACGGCAAATGTGGTCGTAGGTCTTGATGAGAAGTTTATGGTTAAAGGACATATTATGTTACCAGAAGGATTTGAAAATAATTTATATTCTTATTTATTGAATTTTCAAATGGAAAATGAATATTGGCAAAAACGATATGAAGATTCGACTTCTTATAAAGAAAATGATATTTATCTTTTTGCTGATCCTAATTGGTCTCATCCCGATTTTCCTTTTGGCTTAGCCTTGTTTGATCCTGAACATAATGTAGCTGCTATTTTAGGTTTAAGATATTTTGGCGAACTGAAAAAAGCCACATTGACACTTGCTTGGGCAACGGCTCATAGGAATAATTATGTAGCTTGTCATGGAGGCATTAAACAATATCATTTGCCAAATAAAAATTATACGATGGCTGCCTTTGGTCTTTCAGGTTCAGGTAAATCAACGATCACATTAACTAAACATGGTGGTAAATATAAAGTAGATGTCTTGCATGACGATGCATTTGTGATTAATCGGGATACAGGAGCTACCATTGCTTTAGAGCCGTCTTATTTTGATAAAGTTCAAGATTATCCTTTAACTCATGATACGGTTGATTATTACTTAACAATGCAAAATGTTGGAGCGACTCAGGATAAAGATGGAAATATTGTCCCTGTTTTACAAGACATCAGAAACGGCAATGGCCGGACAGTAAAATCACGATATGTGACCGAAAATCGTGTGGATGCCTTAGATGAAAAATTAGATGGGATTTTTTGGATTATGAAGGATGATAGTCTGCCACCAGTAGTGAAAGTGGAGGATCCAATCTTAGCAGCAGTATTTGGGTTAACTTTAGCAACTAAACGAACCACCGCAGAAAATGTTGTGGGAAATGTAGATTTAAGCCAATTAGTTATCGAGCCATATGCTGATCCTTTCCGTGCCTATCCTTTAGCTGAGGATTATCGCAACTTTCGTGATTTATTTAATAAAAATAATATTGCTTGCTATGTTTTAAATACTGGGGAGTTCCAAGGAAAGGATATAACTCCACAAGTGACACTATCAAGTATTGAAAAAATAATTACAGGAGAAACTTCATTTGCGCCTTTTGGTCCAATAGAAGAAATGGGTTATTTGCCACTGGATGATTATGAAGTTGACTTTAGCAACGAGGAATACATTCAAAAAGTTAAAGCTCGTCTGCAAGGCCGCTTGGACTTTATCCTAAAAGAAAATGAAGAAAATGAGGGCTACGACGCTTTACCTAAAGAAGCTGAAGAAGCCATGCGCCATATTTTAGCAGAATTATAAATTATATAAAATCAATTGGCAGTTAATTTCTAGCGTTAACTGCCAATTGATTTTTTATTTTTTTACCTTTTTGTACAATGGCACTTAACTTTTTCGCATAAAATAAACTGACACTTTACAAAACATTCAAAATATGTTAAGTTGTACTTAACCATTGAGAAGCTAAGGAGGGTTGTAAGTGGACATTGGGAAACGGATTTATGACTTGCGTACGAGTCAAAAGATGAGTGCAAAAGAGCTTGCAAAAAAAGCAGGGGTGTCTGCTGCTTTTATTTCAGCGCTAGAACATCATACAACGAGCGCTTCTATTGCAACTTTGGAGTATTTATGTAGTGGATTAGATATTTCGTTAAGTGAATTTTTCCAAGAAGATGAGGCACCTTTAGATGTGGAGCTACTTCATAAATTCGCGAATATGAATACACAGCAAAAAACAGCAATTTTAAACTTAATCGAAGTTTTTTGTGGAACTAAACAAGAAGAATAAAAAATAGGAGGCTAAGGATGGAAGAAGAGTATTATAAGGTAACAGCTGAAGAGACAATAAAACAATTTGAAACTGATCGAAATGAAGGACTTTCTACACAAACAGTAGACGAACGTTTTGCAGAAAGTGGCCCCAACGAAATCCAACAAGGTGAAAAAACGTCTCCTTGGAAATTATTGTGGAATAACATAAATGATATCATTGTATATTTATTATTAGCTGCTGCAGTTATTTCCTTTTTGATGGATGATCTAGCAGAAACAATAGCTATATTGCTTGCTTTACTGTTGGCTGTACTTACAGGATTTTTTACTGAACTAAAAGCACAAAAATCTGTTGAGTCTTTGCAGAGCATGATATATACTACTACGACCGTGATTCGCGATGGAAAAACACAAACTATCGAAGCAACAAAAGTCGTCCCTGGAGATATTCTTTTATTAAGAGAAGGTGACGCAGTTGCAGCGGATGGACGGATTATTTCCAGCAATAACTTTGCTTGTATTGAATCGGCATTAACCGGCGAGTCAGAAGCAGTTGAAAAAAGTGAAGATGAAATCTATGAAGAGGAAATACCTCTAGGGGACCAAAAAAATATGGTCTTTGCTGGAACAGCAGTAACACGTGGTTATGCTTATATTGTTGTAACAGAAACTGGAATGCAGACCGAAGTTGGTAAAATTAGCGGTATGTTAGACGAAGAAAGCAATGATAAAACACCACTAGATGTTGAACTAGATAAATTAAGTAAAGCGATTATCCTAGCTGCATTCATTGCTGGTGTCGCGGTACTTATTGCTGGTCTACTTACGGATAAGCCATTCGTAGAAATGATTCATATTTCGATTATTTTAGCTGTTGCTGCTATTCCTGAGGCGATGCCTGCAGTAGAAACTATTACTCTATCAAAAGGTATGCGGACGATGGCTGAACGTAAAGCTTTAGTAAAAACATTGCCTGCAGTAGAAACACTAGGTGCTACCAGTGTGATTGCCAGTGATAAGACTGGAACATTGACTGAAAACCAAATGATGGCTTCAGAATTAATATTAAGCGATGAAACACATTATGAAGTGACTGGCGAAGGTTACGATCCTAATGGTGTAATCAAAAAAGACGGAGAAGAGATTGATCCGCAAAATAATAAAGAACTACTTCATTTTATTCGGTCTGGTGTTTTATGTAATACTGCTCATATAGATCAAAATGAAGATGGTGAATATGAAGTTGTTGGTGATCCAACCGATGGCGCTTTAGTTACATTAGGGAAAAAGGTCGGTTTAGATCGGCAAGAATTAGAAAAAGATGGTTTTGAAAAAGTTGCAGAAGTACCTTTTTCTTCGGAAAATAAATATATGATTGTCGTTTACGAAAAAGATGGAGAACGAGAATTAATTATAAAAGGTGCTTTTGACGTGATTTTGAATTTAGCAGATCAAACACAAAAGGTCAAAGAAGACTTGAAAGAGCAAAATGAAATGTTTGCTGAAAAAGGTCAACGTGTGATTGCTATTGCTTCTATAGCAGGTTATGATGGGGGCCTATCTGAAGAAGAATTAGAAAGCTCGCTAGCTGGTCTGAAAATTCAAGGATTAGTAGGAATTATTGATCCGCCTAGACCAGATGCTTACGAATCTATTGAAAATGCGCAAAATGCTGGTATTAAAGTCAAAATGATCACAGGTGACCATCCTAAAACAGCTTCAATTATTGCTAAAGATATTGGTTTAGCTGACTATGAAAAAATTATGACTGGTAAAGAAATCGATGAACAAGTTGATAGTGAAGATTTCGCTCGAATCGTAGATGAAACAGCTGTTTTTGCTCGTGTGTCTCCTGAAAATAAAATGCAAATTGTCACAGCTTTAAAAGAAGAAAGTGAAGTTGTTTCAATGACAGGCGATGGTGTTAACGATGCTCCGGCTTTAAATGATGCTAACATTGGCGTTGCCATGGGTGTTAGAGGAACTGAAGTCGCAAAAGAAGCTTCGGATATGATTTTAACAGATGATCGTTTTGGCACGATTGTTGACGCTGTTGAAGAAGGACGAATTATTTTTGATAATATTAAAAAATACGTTTCTTTCTTGTTTGCATGTAATATGGTAGAAATTGTAGCTATTTTTGCCAGCGTGGTATTTCTACTACCAATGCCAATTGCACCATTACACATTTTGTTCTTAAACTTAATTATTGATATCGCACCTGCGATGTCACTGTCTTATGAACCAGCAGAAGAAAATGTAATGGCAAGAGGACCGCGCTCGAAAAAAGACAGTTTAGTTAATCGCCATTTCTTAACTCGAATTGTTTTTAGTGGTGTTATTATTGGACTGTCCGCCTTTGCTATATTCTGGATTTTACTAAGTGGCGAACAATCTGGTGAGTATTTGCAAACAGCTGTATTTACTTTTATGGCAATAGCACAATTAATGCATATTTTTAATGTTCGTAAAACCAATTCCTTTGGACTTGATCGTTCACTTTTCCAAAATAAAGTATTAGTTGGCTCAATCCTATTATCTGTTGCTTTGCAACTTGTGGCAGTTTATGTACCTGTTATGAATGATTTATTAGGTACTGAACCGCTACGACCAATTACTTGGGTAATTATTTTAGTTGGAGCTGTCTTGTCTACAGTGATTGTAGGAATATTTAACAAAATAAAATATCATCACTAATTTTGCCTTAGTTTAATAATACAATAGGTTAAAAATGAAATTTCCCCTCGTTGAGTAACGAGAAAGTCTGGTATAATGATTTCAATACCAAATGAAAGGCTTACAATAAAGTTACTTAGGAGGGGAATTTTTTTGGAACAATTAGCAGAACTACAGAACGAATCAGATATCCGGGGAATAGCCATTACGACTAAAGAATATCAAGCCAACTTGACGACTGAGATAGTACAAAAAATTGCAATAGGGATTATCAATTGGTTGCGTCAGTCCGGGGTTAAAGGGAAATTAACCGTTGGTGTTGGGAGAGACAGTCGCTTAAGTGGTCAAAAACTACAAAGGGGCTTGATTGAAGAACTAACTACTTATGGAGTAGATGTGTATGACTTTGGTTTAGCTACGACGCCAGCTTTATTTATGAGTACACAATTTTCTCAATTTTCGTGTGATGCAGGCATTATGTTAACAGCCAGCCACTTGCCTTATTACTATAACGGCGTTAAAGTTTTTAGTCAAAAAGGCGGAGCTGAAAAAGAGGACATTACTTATATTTTGTCACACAGTGATAAAAGCCAGCTAAATGAAGAAAAGGGGCAGGTAACAGAAGCTGATTTACTTACTGTTTATGCTAAGGACCTAGTGGAAAAAATTCGTGCGGCAAATCCAAAAAAAGGAGATTCTCCTTTATCAGATTTTAAAATTATCGTTGATGCAGGGAATGGGTCTGGAGGCTTTTTTACTGAAAAAGTTTTACAAGCCTTGGGAGCAGACACATCTGGTTCTCAATTTTTAACGCCTGATGGCAATTTTCCTAACCATATCCCTAATCCGGATAATAAAGAGGCCATGCAAAGCATTCAAAAAGCTGTTTTGTCTGAAAAAGCTGATTTAGGGGTGATATTTGATACTGACGTCGATCGGTCGGCTGTGGTAACAAAGTCAGGAGACGTCTTGAATCGTAATAACTTAATTGCTGTATTAAGCCGTATTGTCTTGGCTGAACATCCAGGTACAAGTATTGTTACCAATTCACCCACTTCCGATCATTTAAAAACCTTTATTGAATCTTTAGGCGGATACCAAGTCCGCTATATTTCTGGTTATCGTAACGTGATTAACAAAGCTCTAGATTTAAACCAAAAAGGAGTAGATACGCAATTAGCAATCGAAACAAGTGGGCATGCAGCCTTTAAAGAAAACTATTTTCTAGATGACGGGGCTTATGTTATTGCTAAAATTTTGATGTTATTACCTAATTTACAAGAGGAAGGAAAAACATTGGAATCGTTGATTGCGGATTTAAAACAACCTTTGGAAACTCAAGAAGTACGTTTCAAACTAGAAGCAGATAATTATCGTACATTAGGTCAACGAGTTATTCAGCAAATTGCTAATATTGATATCACTGGATGGGAAATTGATCCAGAAAATGAAGAAGGGATTCGTTTTCGTCTAACGCCACCTTATGGTCATGGATGGTTTTTATTACGTATGAGCTTACATGAACCTTTATTAGTATTACAAGTCGAAAATGATGAAGCTGGGTATATTATTCCTGTGTTAAAAAAAATTCAGCAGTTTTTAGCCAACTACCCAGACGTGAACCAAGAAAAGTTAACCGCTTTGCTTTCAAATGAGTAATTAGTAAATGATGAGTGAATAAGGAAAAGAAGAAATTAGGACAAAAGTAAAAATAAGATAAAATATCCGAACTATAAAGGGAGGCTCCTGCAATTAATTGTCGCAAATAAACGATAATGAGCTGACTGTATCTAATATAGTTCGGGTATTTTATTATCAAAAAAATTATATATACAAGCCTTTTTTTGAAAAAGCTTGTATGAAGCTTCGGGTTTTGCAGACTTAGATTGAAAATGAAAAGAAAAATCTATATAATGAACGCAAATCAAAATTTGGAGGGACAATAATGGAAGTTTTCCGGAAAAGGCCGATAGAAAAGAATTCGACCAATGTATTAAAACGAGAATTAAAATTAAAAGACTTAATTATGCTAGGGATCGGCGCGATTATCGGTACTGGTATATTTGTTGTAACCGGGCAAGCTTCAGCGAATTATGCTGGGCCAGCTTCCATGATTTCCTTTATTATCGCAGCTTTAGTAGTTGTTTTAAACGGAATTTGTTTTGCTGAGTTTGCTTCACGAGTGCCTGTATCCGGAGGGCCTTATAGTTACATGTATGTTGTCTTCGGTGAATTGACAGCTTGGATAGCCGGCTGGCTCTTGATTTGTCAATATATGCTTGCTGTTTCTTCTGTTGCTGCTGGTTGGTCCGGATATTTCCAAGGATTTTTGAGCAGTGTGGGGGTTGGATTGCCTCAAGCATTAACTGCTGGTTACAATCCAGAGGAAGGTACATATATTGATTTAATCGCTGGGTTAGTTATGATACTGATTACTCTATGGGTTACCCAAGAAGCTAAAAAAGCTTTGCGACTTAATAATGCTATGGTTTGGGTGAAATTTGGTGTTATTATTTTGTTCGTTGCTGTGGGCGTATTTTTTGTTCAGCCAGAAAATTGGCAACCATATATGCCTTTTGGAATGCAAGGCGTCTTTAACGGAGCGGCTTTAGTATTCTTTGCCTTTTTAGGTTTTGATTCTATTTCAATGGCTGCCGAAGAAGTCGAAAATCCACGTAGAGATGTGCCACGAGGAATTATTGGTTCTATTTTAATTGCTACGATTTTATATGTCATTGTGACGCTTATTTTAACGGGGATTGTTCCATTTTCTCAATTAGGTGTTGCTGATCCGGTGGCTTTTGCTATGCGTTATATCAATCAAGGGTTTACTGGTTCTGTAATTTCGGTCGGAACAATTTTAACATTACTTACTGTAACTATTTCAATGCTTTATTCTTTAGCAAGGCTTATTTATTCTATTAGTAAAGATGGGCTATTACCCAAATTTTTACAACAAATTGATAATAAACATCGTACGCCAAAGAACGCAACTTTTGTTGCTGGAGCTTTCGGGTTGTTCTTTGCTGCAGCTTTTCCTTTAAATATTTTGGCTGAATTAACCAATATTACAGCTTTGACTTGTCTAGCTTTGATGGCTCTTGGTGTGATTCGCTTACGAAAAATGCTAGGAGAGCCAAAAAAAGGGGAATTTAAAGTACCATTTGTCCCGTTATTACCGATCATTTCGGTAATCTCTTGTGTCTTTTTAATGTTACAATTAGATAAAGTCACTTGGACAGTCTTTATTATTGCCTTGCTTTTAGGTTTACTCATTTATTTTGGATATGGTTATAAACATAGTGATTTGAACGAAAAAAGGAGCTGATAGCTATCAGCTCCTTTTTATTTTATTGTTCATTTTTTGTTGTTAATTCAATTAATTTTTGTTTCAAACCTTCTTCTAACTCACCAAGCTCTACTTCGGCATGGCGACGGTTTGCTTTTCCTTCTTGTTGAATACGTAGCGTTTCTTCAATTGTTTCGACTAGATCGTTTTGTGTTTGTTGTAATGTTTCAATATCTACTACGCCGCGCTCATTTTCTTTTGCGGTTTCAACAGAGGAAACCTTCAACATTTCTGCGTTTTTCTTTAACAGGTCATTCGTAGTTTCAGAAACTTGTCTTTGGGCCGTGACTGCATCTTTTTGACGTAATAAAGTTAAGGCAATAACTACTTGGTTTTTCCATAAAGGAATAGCTGTATTGATCGAAGATTGGATTTTTTCCGCCAAAGCTTGATTTGTATTTTGAATCATACGTATTTGTGGCGCTTGTTGTAAAGTAATTTCTCTAGTTAAACGTAAATCATGGGTACGTTTATCCAAACGGTCTAAAAACTGAGCATAATCATTAGCAATTTGGACATCCATCT
This region of Tetragenococcus osmophilus genomic DNA includes:
- a CDS encoding phosphoenolpyruvate carboxykinase (ATP), with the translated sequence MATIGDFDHSEVKKENGLFSRFKSLVETAFYGNNVTHIESLRQAYYHATQTPGTVITDMPVKHTQDLGLPEEAKMLIFNDGKIVGRTAAARVVIGHPGVDSDYYQGILREALYQSTKQQFYTANVVVGLDEKFMVKGHIMLPEGFENNLYSYLLNFQMENEYWQKRYEDSTSYKENDIYLFADPNWSHPDFPFGLALFDPEHNVAAILGLRYFGELKKATLTLAWATAHRNNYVACHGGIKQYHLPNKNYTMAAFGLSGSGKSTITLTKHGGKYKVDVLHDDAFVINRDTGATIALEPSYFDKVQDYPLTHDTVDYYLTMQNVGATQDKDGNIVPVLQDIRNGNGRTVKSRYVTENRVDALDEKLDGIFWIMKDDSLPPVVKVEDPILAAVFGLTLATKRTTAENVVGNVDLSQLVIEPYADPFRAYPLAEDYRNFRDLFNKNNIACYVLNTGEFQGKDITPQVTLSSIEKIITGETSFAPFGPIEEMGYLPLDDYEVDFSNEEYIQKVKARLQGRLDFILKENEENEGYDALPKEAEEAMRHILAEL
- the ltrA gene encoding group II intron reverse transcriptase/maturase; the protein is MSKMLERILDRQNMNEAYKKVRANKGASGVDEVTLDELHAYIQDNWATICQQIRERHYKSQPVKRVGIPKSDGGKRKLGIPTTIDRVIQQAIVQVITPICESHFSEFSYGFRPNRNCEMAVNQLLKTINEGYQWIVDIDLEKFFDNVPQDRLMSLVHRMIQDGDTESLIRKYLKAGVMVADEYHPTDRGAPQGGNLSPILSNIMLNELDKELESRGLAFVRYADDCLIMVKSRTSANRVMHSVIRWIENKLGLKVNGTKSKVTRPSQLKYLGFSFYYDTKAKSWMSRPHEDSVRKFEKKLKMLTQRKWSINFRKRLEKLNEVIRGWINYFSSSSMKAKMERIDAHLRTRLRTIVWKMWKVPSKRQWGLQKLGVNKSLAKLTSYAGNHYQWVATKTCVRRAITKQKLGQAGLVSCLDYYQYRHNIYS
- the dtd gene encoding D-aminoacyl-tRNA deacylase; amino-acid sequence: MRAVVQRVKSASVSIEEETVGQIEQGFMVLLGIHEEDTQEDVEYLVKKVSKARVFEDENGKMNLSIDAVHGSILSISQFTLYAETKKGNRPSFIKAARPETAVPLYEAFNQGLRQQGIDVVTGEFGADMQISLVNDGPVTIIYDTREKE
- a CDS encoding helix-turn-helix domain-containing protein, with protein sequence MDIGKRIYDLRTSQKMSAKELAKKAGVSAAFISALEHHTTSASIATLEYLCSGLDISLSEFFQEDEAPLDVELLHKFANMNTQQKTAILNLIEVFCGTKQEE
- a CDS encoding RelA/SpoT family protein, translated to MAKDSVISGPSVIKLVGYYMSHEHTAFVEHAYEYAAEAHKEQYRKSGEPYIVHPVQVAGILAELHMDPHTIAAGFLHDVIEDTEVTLEDLEAEFGSDVAMIVDGVTKLGKIKYKSHEEQLAENHRKMLLAMAQDLRVIMVKLADRLHNMRTLKHLRDDKQRRIARETLEIYAPLADRLGISRIKWELEDLSLRYLNPKQYYRIVHLMQSKRDQREKYVSQAVEEIRVATEELDIYAEIYGRPKHIYSVYRKMVDKKKQFDEIYDLLAIRVIVDSIKDCYAVLGAIHTKWKPLPGRFKDYIAMPKANMYQSIHTTVIGPHGNPVEVQIRTHQMHEIAEFGVAAHWAYKEGHTEKIQPNEMTNQVGWFKELLELQDESFDASDFMESVKGDIFSDKVYVFTPKGDVSELPKGSGPLDFAYHIHTDIGNKTVGAKINGKMAQLDYKLRNGDIVEILTSPNSFGPSRDWLKFVATSKARNKIKRFFKAQDREENIEKGHGMLVRTLQEMNFSAKEMLTKTKIQEVLERFNFHTEDDLYAAVGYGEISATTLANRLTEEQRRKRQEEKEKQRVEDMVNNGTKKEPEKMKIRHDGGVVIQGVQNLLVRISHCCNPVPGDEIVGYITKGRGVSIHRKDCPNVQNSPEMESRLIEVEWEDTSNTNKEYNAEIEVHGYDRSGLLNEILQAVSSQNYRIVNVEAHSNKEKTATIRITISIKNLSHLQSIVEKIKQVKDIYSVHRLKG